Proteins encoded by one window of Anopheles maculipalpis chromosome 2RL, idAnoMacuDA_375_x, whole genome shotgun sequence:
- the LOC126557634 gene encoding nicalin-1 codes for MFEEADNFADLFRGGLPYYLLITLPILIICSSNPVLAASEFSVQRMSQYDVHGAAYGCRASALNLEAKSLYTWQTSRHCVLTRLQDMTIDHFREIRAKAGGLVVLLPEDTAALSLEDKQHIHLLEQAMMVQDVPIPVYFSKYDPKLNGIIDEVTRTTVRNQKQSTQKRESAFSEIFGSISANGYQIVVSGASHAANKQSKIPIIQGELAPLKPGKALDGDNKLPLIIVTAHLDTFGLTNSRQSNADVAVLLTLVELFSKLHASIPKYRLIFLVSESGLLLNFQGMKKWLDSNLDENVQIQHAEFVVCLDTVGKLLANENIYMHVSKPPKEGSAMNGFYKTLRTVAQRYGNVSVEGVHKKINLADTLLAWEHERFSMKRMPAFTLSNVKSHKDPMRNTIFEDDTVEEQLDALERNVKIIAESLASHIYNVPAEDGAAGEIFTGSMAISREQIKPWLHIRSTQQNNDLKYAFEKYLRNVKVTYEKPDAREPDFMLYDDRDALLNIYNVKPAIFDLFLTFMIAAYLTAVYFAIFHFSRLYGFVCRMTVAKTKVN; via the exons ATGTTCGAAGAAGCGGATAACTTTGCGGATCTGTTCCGCGGTGGACTGCCGTACTATCTGCTGATTACGCTGCCGATTTTGATCATTTGCTCGTCGAATCCGGTGCTGGCTGCGAGCGAGTTTAGCGTTCAGCGGATGTCACAGTACGACGTTCATGGGGCCGCGTACG GGTGCCGTGCATCGGCGTTAAATTTGGAAGCCAAATCATTGTACACATGGCAAACGTCCCGGCATTGTGTGTTGACCCGGTTGCAGGACATGACCATCGACCATTTCCGGGAAATTCGCGCTAAGGCCGGTGGTcttgtggtgctgctgccggaaGATACGGCCGCACTAAGCTTGGAGGACAAGCAG CACATTCACCTGCTTGAGCAGGCAATGATGGTGCAGGATGTCCCCATTCCGGTGTACTTCTCCAAGTACGATCCCAAACTGAATGGCATCATCGATGAAGTAACACGTACCACCGTGCGCAATCAAAAGCAGAGCACACAGAAACGTGAATCCGCGTTTAGCGAAATATTCGGTTCGATATCCGCCAACGGGTACCAGATAGTGGTGTCCGGTGCGTCCCATGCTGCCAACAAACAGTCCAAGATACCGATCATTCAGGGTGAGCTGGCACCGCTCAAGCCCGGAAAAGCGTTGGACGGTGACAATAAGCTGCCGCTAATCATTGTAACGGCCCATCTCGATACGTTCGGCTTGACAAACTCCCGGCAGAGCAATGCGGATGTGGCCGTACTGTTAACGTTGGTCGAACTGTTTAGCAAGCTGCACGCGAGTATTCCCAAGTATCGGCTCATATTTCTGGTTTCCGAATCGGGCCTACTGCTCAACTTCCAAGGCATGAAGAAGTGGCTCGATTCGAATTTGGACGAAAATGTGCAGATACAGCATGCGGAATTTGTCGTTTGTCTCGACACGGTCGGCAAGCTGCTGGCGAACGAAAACATCTATATGCACGTATCGAAACCTCCCAAGGAGGGTTCGGCGATGAACGGGTTCTACAAAACACTACGTACCGTTGCCCAGAGGTATGGCAATGTTAGTGTCGAGGGTGTGCACAAGAAGATCAATCTGGCGGACACATTGCTCGCCTGGGAACATGAACGGTTCAGTATGAAGCGCATGCCAGCCTTTACCCTTTCAAATGTGAAG AGCCATAAAGACCCAATGCGAAACACCATCTTCGAGGACGACACCGTGGAGGAGCAGCTGGACGCACTGGAACGGAATGTAAAAATTATCGCCGAATCACTAGCCAGCCACATCTACAACGTGCCCGCGGAAGATGGTGCGGCGGGAGAAATATTTACCGGCTCGATGGCCATCAGCCGGGAGCAGATCAAGCCCTGGTTGCACATTCGGTCGACGCAGCAGAACAACGATCTGAAGTATGCGTTCGAAAAGTATCTGCGCAATGTGAAGGTAACGTACGAGAAGCCGGATGCTCGCGAACCGGACTTCATGCTGTACGACGATCGGGATGCGCTGCTTAACATCTACAACGTGAAGCCGGCTATTTTCGACCTGTTCCTTACGTTTATGATTGCCGCCTACCTGACGGCGGTGTACTTTGCCATCTTCCACTTTTCGAGGCTGTACGGTTTCGTGTGTCGTATGACGGTAGCTAAAACCAAAGTAAACTAA
- the LOC126560022 gene encoding uncharacterized protein LOC126560022: MASAIDKRPNLRISDVEELMRETGMDQSDTGIGIVNYFRRRQADFHRGRLFDGSDNQINFRLDNLQPVQHQPAQSQPLAASTDDAENSANVAMEAEAAVVLVRPLSELSVADSRVPLFVSAGRAASNSPARSTSRPLTSTVCSPPGRSTVHVSPMVSMSNRKSSNNLQRELVLQKHKRENQMKMEFLRNTASQLASSTPIAGERSERRGENLLDLRETISPIHEDTVQTTPVHATRPVSGVHREKQVSPSGPSTTHARAIRTPIPATQDAPDGMDRAGRETTPPPQLNENGVVVVPETPSPVRKSSRIPNTPLSGLSLTKRTSHLAIPGVLAYLGKGKSPRTIEVRSSAPSTPSRSILKNRTSRLNSTKHRVSFSEQLFVVRESPPSSKSSHMTSDEDEVQDIVNDPANPVQERAGDGEENAQQLRELFRVSRSNAVEEWDENALQETPERHNNRTNGDAVNMIMDDWNETESRRMELNEPQEDRELPVAQRTINNSIAITNIDTPRTVMMDIFDPPSAFCDVDEPALEVPPSQEPSQSRKRKAEEEGGIGGDGNDDNDSSSSARRSSIHENNDQMPRVSPRKICKPTSNVTINNTHHTERLMSVDSPNDHVPLDMIQAVDMIHSRVNSELGVNPGGARELADERRITLNIPSKRRTIKTKVHPDAELYIKTIENACSQERITNHQRKDRRKLFAHQMSEAQKENEADDEPQPLPATQDTVDSVVQADNQQNQLLYGLKSLIVPVQRLSLNTINRAINPDVVDTKEMDINAQREQAAIESPIQEKQNEEQNEKGDRPKRIDRGEQNDESADEEWDRPAKGKSKGKSKSKNNAKKKKQSRKSDVMFDKYLKNISNEIRHQIESEGPRRSHRNRRLAAEILRNNPNTLQTDAPKYVMPTIKDVLKYYQLSVKPSSKSKSKGQTSSKTANHKESEIVKKSKENVPPTVTLPDGEKKPKTRGRPKKDPRTEPEMFDADGFRVPPIPMGDAIPGSSSAVECSEMVDSSSPNLPPGVSIDSGLSSAVMTGDDAPTKMKKRTKISSKQHTAADQQEPCCSYDSSSLNPPTTREVMDEKRKTLDWMMMLMEKQPYRPPALPMVEVQGFTHLSLEHLVFHEKDGIGYSFYVYSNGDNFGFLRFPPNTSKRSTRTRGCSLKFLILSGSADFSINEVRVTAVGGDFLMIPLDSSYYIVNGPATTLMFMIKSSADLRLSENTVG; the protein is encoded by the exons atggctTCTGCGATTGACAA GCGTCCCAATCTCCGCATATCGGATGTGGAAGAACTGATGCGAGAAACGGGCATGGACCAATCGGACACGGGAATCGGTATCGTGAACTACTTCCGGCGTAGACAGGCAGATTTCCACCGAGGACGGCTCTTTGATGGTTCGGACAATCAGATTAACTTTCGGCTGGATAATTTACAACCAGTACAGCACCAACCAGCACAGTCACAACCTCTAGCAGCAAGCACAGACGACGCCGAAAACAGTGCAAACGTTGCCATGGAAGCAGAGGCCGCTGTTGTGCTAGTTCGACCACTGTCGGAACTGTCTGTGGCTGATAGTAGAGTGCCATTGTTTGTAAGTGCCGGTCGGGCAGCTTCTAATTCTCCAGCACGCAGCACATCAAGGCCACTTACAAGCACCGTATGTAGCCCTCCCGGCAGAAGCACGGTTCACGTTAGCCCGATGGTATCCATGTCCAACAGAAAGAGCTCAAACAATCTGCAACGTGAACTCGTTCTACAGAAGCACAAACgagaaaatcaaatgaaaatggaatttCTTCGCAATACCGCTTCCCAGCTGGCATCGAGCACACCGATTGCAGGTGAACGTTCGGAGCGTCGGGGCGAAAATTTGCTCGACCTGAGGGAAACGATTTCTCCCATCCATGAGGACACAGTGCAAACCACACCAGTACACGCAACCCGGCCAGTGAGTGGGGTGCACCGAGAAAAGCAAGTTTCGCCGTCGGGGCCGTCCACTACACATGCTCGTGCCATACGTACCCCGATCCCTGCTACCCAAGATGCGCCGGACGGAATGGATCGAGCTGGTCGCGAAACCACACCTCCTCCACAGTTGAATGAGAATGGTGTGGTTGTGGTACCGGAAACACCTAGTCCGGTGCGTAAATCATCTCGTATACCGAACACTCCGCTGAGTGGACTATCGTTAACAAAACGTACATCCCATCTAGCCATTCCGGGAGTGTTAGCATATCTTGGGAAGGGTAAATCTCCCCGCACAATTGAAGTTCGAAGTTCCGCTCCCTCTACACCATCACGAAGTATTCTGAAGAATCGAACAAGTAGATTGAATTCGACCAAACATAGAGTCAGCTTTTCGGAGCAATTGTTTGTCGTTCGGGAAAGTCCACCCTCGTCGAAGAGTTCGCATATGACATCGGATGAAGACGAAGTACAAGACATAGTCAACGACCCAGCAAACCCGGTTCAGGAACGGGCTGGCGATGGGGAAGAAAATGCTCAACAGTTGCGAGAGTTGTTCAGAGTGAGTCGCTCAAATGCTGTCGAAGAATGGGACGAAAACGCGTTGCAAGAAACACCCGAGAGGCACAATAATCGTACGAACGGAGACGCAGTTAACATGATTATGGACGATTGGAACGAAACGGAGTCGCGACGGATGGAGTTGAATGAACCGCAGGAGGACCGTGAGTTACCGGTCGCCCAACGTACTATCAATAATTCGATTGCGATCACCAACATCGACACACCGCGTACAGTGATGATGGACATTTTCGATCCACCGTCCGCTTTTTGTGATGTTGACGAGCCCGCACTGGAAGTTCCGCCTTCGCAGGAACCTAGTCAATCGCGCAAACGGAaggcagaagaagaaggaggtaTTGGCGGAGACGGCAATGACGATAACGACAGTAGCAGTTCTGCTCGTCGAAGCTCGATCCACGAAAACAACGACCAAATGCCTAGGGTTTCGCCGAGGAAAATTTGCAAACCCACTTCAAACGTCACGATTAACAATACGCACCACACCGAGCGTTTAATGAGTGTGGATTCACCGAACGATCATGTACCGTTAGATATGATACAAGCGGTCGACATGATCCACAGCCGTGTCAATTCCGAGCTGGGGGTGAATCCTGGTGGTGCACGCGAGCTCGCCGACGAGCGACGAATCACGCTAAACATTCCCTCAAAACGACGCACCATCAAGACAAAGGTACACCCGGATGCGGAATTGTACATAAAAACGATCGAAAATGCTTGTTCGCAAGAAAGGATAACGAACCATCAGCGTAAGGATCGGCGAAAATTGTTTGCCCACCAAATGTCGGAAGCACAGAAGGAAAATGAAGCTGATGATGAGCCACAACCATTGCCAGCAACCCAAGACACCGTTGATTCGGTCGTGCAGGCGGACAATCAACAGAATCAGCTGCTTTATGGGCTTAAATCGTTGATAGTTCCTGTGCAGCGCTTGTCGCTCAACACCATTAATAGAGCCATAAATCCCGATGTGGTGGATACGAAAGAAATGGACATCAATGCGCAGCGCGAACAGGCCGCCATCGAATCTCCAATACaggagaaacaaaacgaagaaCAGAACGAAAAGGGTGATCGTCCGAAGAGGATCGATCGTGGTGAGCAGAATGATGAGAGCGCAGATGAGGAATGGGATCGTCCCGCAAAGGGCAAATCGAA GGgcaaatcgaaatcgaaaaacaatgctaagaaaaaaaaacaatcaagaaAGTCCGATGTAATGTttgacaaatatttaaaaaatatatcgaACGAAATACGGCATCAAATCGAAAGCGAAGGTCCCCGCCGTAGTCACCGTAATCGGCGACTGGCTGCCGAGATACTGCGCAACAACCCAAACACATTGCAAACCGATGCACCGAAGTATGTAATGCCGACGATTAAGGATGTCTTAAAGTACTATCAATTGTCTGTGAAGCCCAGCAGCAAATCGAAGAGTAAGGGCCAAACTTCCTCCAAAACAGCTAATCATAAGGAGTCGGAAATTGTCAAAAAGTCGAAAGAGAATGTCCCTCCAACGGTAACATTGCCGGATGGGGAGAAGAAACCGAAGACCAGAGGCAGACCGAAAAAGGATCCTCGAACAGAGCCAGAAATGTTCGACGCTGATGGATTTCGCGTACCACCCATCCCGATGGGCGATGCGATACCGGGATCATCGTCAGCTGTTGAATGTTCTGAAATGGTTGATTCGTCTAGTCCTAACCTTCCGCCAGGTGTTTCGATCGATTCGGGTCTTTCATCCGCCGTTATGACG gGTGATGATGCACCgacgaaaatgaaaaaacgAACTAAAATTTCCTCGAAGCAACATACCGCAGCAGACCAACAGGAACCGTGCTGTTCGTACGATTCGTCTTCGTTAAACCCACCAACGACCAGAGAAGTAATGGACGAGAAGCGTAAAACGCTCGattggatgatgatgctgatggagAAGCAACCGTATCGTCCTCCGGCGTTGCCAATGGTAGAAGTGCAAGGCTTTACCCATCTGTCGCTGGAACATTTGGTGTTCCATGAGAAGGATGGTATCGGGTACTCGTTCTACGTCTACTCGAACGGGGACAATTTTGGCTTTTTACGGTTTCCGCCCAATACATCCAAACGAAGCACACGCACCAGAGGATGTTCGTTG aaatttCTTATTCTTAGTGGTTCGGCAGACTTCTCAATCAACGAAGTTAGAGTAACGGCTGTTGGAGGTGATTTTTTGATGATACCGCTCG ATTCATCGTATTACATTGTGAATGGACCGGCCACAACACTCATGTTTATGATAAAATCCAGTGCAGATCTACGGTTGTCTGAAAATACTGTTGGCTAA